The genomic stretch ATGAATCTCGGCGCGGGCTCGACGCCGGCGGAGCGTATGGCGTTCCGCACCAAGGGCTTGGCGATAAACGCCGAGCGGCTTAAGATACTCAAGGAATACAAGAACTATCCGGTAGCCAACGACATCGCATCGACCTTGTGGAATCTCGGCTTTAATGCAGCGTTCGCCGTCGGCGATCTTGCGAAGGCAAGGGCATATCTCAACGAATTGATCACATCGTATCCCTACGATTTCCGTGCGCCGCTCGCAGCTATCGAGCTTAAGCGCTTTGACCGTATCGCGAAGACCGGCCGCATAGAGTAACGGAGATACACCATGAAAACGATCGAGATCGTCAAGAAATATTACGGCATCATCATCATCGTGCTCGCCTTCCTTGTGGCGGCGCTGGCGGTGGCGCTCAATAACATCGGCAATCCGTTCTCAGCGGCGGGGCATGTCGTTGAAAGCGGCGAGACCATCGATACTATCGCGAGCAATTACGGCATTACCGCGAAGGCTATCTACGATGCGAATTATCCCGACATCAATGAAAGGACGGTGATTACACCCGGGATGCGTCTCGCGATACCGGGCGGCGGCTTGGGCAAAAAAACATCCATCATGATAGTGCATTGGCAGGTGGAACCGGGTGTGCGCGAGAGCGTCGACTACATGGCGCGTGAATATGAGAAGCTCCATCCGAACGTCCACGTCGTGCAGAACGCCATGCCGTCGCAGACCTACGGGCAATGGTTCGTCACCCAGATGGTCGGCGGTAATCCCCCCGATCTCATCGAGATTGGGCAGGGCGTGCCGTACAATATCCTTATCCAGTACTATCTCAGATATTTCCATGCGATGACCGAGTATGTTTCGGCCCCGAACCCGTACAATAAGAACAACGAATTCGCGAACGTGCCCCTCAAGGACACCATGCGCGACGGCATGCGCCAGGCGTATGTCGCCGAGGTACAGGAATACATGACGATACCGCTTTCGTTCTTCATGATACGCCTGTTCTATAATCGCCAGCTCTACGCGAAGCTCACCGGCAAGACCTCGCCCCCGAAGGACTGGCGCGAATTCATGGCGGACTGCCGGAAGATACGCTCGCAGAAATTCCTCCGCGCGCCCGATGCCAAGCGCATAGCCGAGCTTACCAGGCGCATCGATGCGCTCGCAGGTCAGCCGACGCCGGAGGCCCTGGCAGAGATAAAGAACGGTCAGAAGGAGATCGATGCGATACGGGGGCGAAGCCCGCATTTCATTCCCCTTGCGAACACGGGCGGTTATTTCAATATGACGCGTCAGTACATGATAGACCCGGTCACGACGACCGTGCGCTACGATGTCGATCTCAACCGTGACGGACTGACACCCGGCGACGAGATGTATTTCGCCATGCGTCTCGGGAAAGTGAACATGAAGCACCCCGCATACATGGCGGCGTTCTCCATGCTCGATGACCTTGCGAAGACCGCGCTCATCGAAGGGTTCATCGGTCTCAATTATGACGACGGCCCGCTCATGTTCGTGCAGCAGCGCGCCGTGTTCTACGCCATGGGCACGTGGGACGTAACGTATGTGCAGAAGTACGCCGGTGAGAACGGCTTCGATATCGATGTGATAGATTTCCCGATCCCCGCGCGTGACGACCCCGAATTCGGGAAATTCGTTCAGGGACCGGCGATGGACCGCGCATTCCAGGGCTTCCCGTTCGCCTGCCCGACACCGCATGGCGCCCCTGAACGGAAGAAAGCCGCTATTGATTTTCTCCTTTTCCTTTCAGCGAAGGATAATAATGCGCGTCTGAACGCTGCGATAGGGTGGATGCCGTCGGTACGCAATATCGAGCTTTCCGGCATCCTTGCGCGCTTCAGCCAGCGCCTGGACGGCGTGCCGGGCGTCATGGAGTGGAGCGGGTTCGGCGGCGAGACGTCGATAAAATGGCAGCAGCTGTACAATCTCTTCCTCGTCGGTCAGATATCCTACGACAAATTGGCCGCTGAGTATCAGCCGTATTATATCAAGCAGAGCGTGAAGGATATACAGAACTGGTATAAGAATTCACAGATAGGGATACAGAGCGCGGAGAAGGCGCTCGCCATGCTCCGCTCAAAGGCGTTCGCAGCGCCGAGCCCTGCCGCACGCGACGAGTATTTTGCGAAATATCGGTTCGCCACACGGCGCTCGACCGGGCTTTCCCTCGGCTACTATCGTTCGCGGGGCTGGATGGAGGAGCTTGAGAAAAGCACGAATAACGTATCTCGTTTCAATCCGGCGGTAGCGCCGTATGAGTTCACCGCCGAGGCGCGGGCGAGGATAGCGCGATAGTAAGATACTTACTCCGTTGAAAAAGCATTCGATAATCATACTGATCGCCGCCACGGCGTTCCTGAATTTCATCGGGCTTACGCTCGCATTCCCCGTGTTCACGCCGCTCTTCACGAGCACGACATCCGCCCTGGTGCCGCATGAGATGACGAAGGTCATGCGTGCGGTGCTCCTTGGTATCGCGATAGGCATCTATCCCTTCGTGCAGTTCTTCACCGCGCCGATACTGGGCATTCTTTCGGACAGGGTGGGCAGAAAACCGGTGCTGTTCTACACGGCGATAGGGAATATCGCATCGCATGTGCTCGTGGCTGTCGGAGTGACGATGAACAGCATTGTTCTCGTGCTTGCCGGGCGTGTGCTCGGCGGTCTTTTTTCCGGTGCGCTCGCGGTGACGCAGTCCGCCATGTCCGATATCTCGACACATGAGAGCCGCCCGCGCAATTACGGGCTTCTCGGCGCCATGTTCGGCGCTGCGCTCGCGCTCGGTCCCGCCATCGGCGGCGTGCTGTCCGACCATCATTACGGACCGCTCTTTACGCTCGCGACCCCGTTCTATCTTGCGGCGTTCCTGTCGCTCCTCAATGTCGTGCTTATCGGACTTCTGTTCATCGAAACGCATCGGCATGAGAACAGGCGAAGCATGGCAGTATCGTTCCTCACCGGACCGAAACAGTTCATCCATGCGTTCACGATACCATCGAGCAGAGCCCTGTTCGTCACCGCCTTCCTTCTTTTTTTCGGGTTCAACTTCTTCACCGGTTTTTTCCAGTACTATCTGATAGAGCGCTTCCATGTCACCAACACACAGTTCGGGATGCTGTTCGGCTATATCGGCATCTGGTCGATACTTACGCAGGGCGTGCTGACGCGTCCCGTGTCAAAACGCTTTTCGCCCGCGCATGTGCTTCGGGTGACGCTTCTCTCATTGTCGCTCGTGTTTCCGGTCATGCTGCTCGTCCCGAATTACTGGCTGCTCTATGCCGTCGTGTTCCTCTCGCCGATGATGGTGGGGCTCTCAGGACCGAATCTCATGACCATCATCTCAGGGCTGGCCGATGCGAGCGGGCAGGGGCGTATACTCGGCATCAATCAATCCGTGCAGGCGGCCGCGCAATTCATACCGCCGCTCGTGGGCGGATATCTCGTCGGGCTCAATTACACCATGCCGCTCTGGGTGGCCTTCGCGGCGATATTCATCGCGTGGGTGGTGTTCCTGTTCTTCTCGGGAATGCACAGGGTGCCGGGTACGCATAAGAGATGAAGAGCCGCATAGAAACGCGATAGGTGTCGGATATTCGTAACGCTATTGGTATTCAGCGATGGGGCGCTTGACAGTATGCGGGTTGGGATTATACTGTCCTCATTGTCGGGAGTTGATGCAATGAGAATCCATATTTCATTGCAGGGGCGTACTCAACCGGAGGGCTTATGAGAAAGACACATATCGTATTGCTCACGCTTGTCTGTATTACTATTGCACTTGTCCCGCAGGAAAAGATCATCTATCTCGACAACGGGGAAGTCCTCAAGGGACAGGTGAAGGAGACTGATACCGCGATCAGGATCAAAAGCGACCGGTATGGTGTGGTCGAAATACAGAAGAAATATGTGAAAAAAATACTCGATGTCGACGCGAACGCCTTACTCGCGTCCGAACGCGACCTTACCGCCACCGGCATGGCCGCGGGGTCGTCTCGTGAGAACAAGATATCGGTGAACGATTTCAACGTCACGTCGAGCAACCCCGACTTGAAACCGCTCGGCAAAGGCTTTTCCGAACTTATCTCCTATGAGGTGAAAAAATCACCGAAGGTGCGCCTCGTTGAGCGCGAGAAGCGTAATGAGCTTTTCAAGGAGATGGAAGTATCAATGACCGGTGCCGTCGATGAGAAAGATCAGGTGAAAGCGGGAAAGATACTTGCTTGCGATTACATCGTCTTCGGAGAAATAGTCGATATGGCGGGTTCTCTCATGCTAAGCCTCCGTATGACGAAGGTGGAAAGCGGCGAGGTGGTGTGGCGCAAGCAACTCACCGAGCCGGGAAAAAATTATCCGTATATCAGCGCATTCTTCGCGAAGGACATTCTCTCTGTGCTCAATCTCGGCGTGGATAAATCGATCGACGAGACGCTCGCGGCGAAGAAAGGAATGGATCAAAAGGCCGTAGTAATGCTCTCGAAGGGTATCGACGCGTATGACAACAAGGACATGGCGAAGGCGCGTACTGAACTCGCCGAGGCGAAGAAGATCGATCCTGAAAACCAAGTAGTGAAGGCGTTCATCAATAAACTCTCCGGTAATATGTCGAAGTTCAAAACCATTCCTGAGCGCTACGGCATCTATGCTAATCCCGCATACCTAGGTGTTGCAAGGACGGATCGATTGTATGCATCCGCGGCAAGCTTCAATCCACAGAATTTCGATACAAGCAAGGGCAGCACCAGCGCCAGTTTCAACTGGGTGAATTCCGCGCAGGGAATTCGCGAAGCCGGGATCGTCGGGATTATCGGATATTTCCTGCCTGTGGTAAAAGGTTTTGGAATAGCGGCGGAATATATGGCGGGCGATCAAAACAATGACATTGTCTCAAACAATCTCTCCTCGTTCGGCCGTACCGGCGAGCCGTTTCAAGGAGGTTCTTTGCGCCTTGGAATTGCCGTGAATGAGAACATCGGGATCGGGATATCCGGCGGCATTGCGAATACGCGTTTCGCTATGGCTGGCGATGACGCGGCGGTAAGCAATTTTGTTCGGGATAACACGGGTGTCTTCTTTGAGAATCACGCGTGGAGATTATATGCATTGTCGTGGAATATCGGCATCGGATTTCTTATCAAGAACAGCGATGAAACGGTCGTATTCGATACGGTGATAAATTATGACAGCACGCCGAGTATTTATTACAGCCAGGAGGCGACAAATTATTTCAAAAATCAAGTGCCGATTTTCAATGAGAACACGCTCACGCTCGCATTCAATGGGAGATGGACAAGCCTCGTCTTTAAGGAAATAAACGAGATCTATTATTCACAGGGCGGATTCGTTCTGAAATTCATCCCTGCGGCGGAGCAATGGCTTTTTGATACGGGTTTTTTCGCACTCTCCCTTCGCGCCGGCTGTGAAGCGGTTTTTGCAAAGATGGGCGCGAACCCCCAATTCGGCATCGGTGCGATCGCCGGTATAACGCCTCGTTTTAAATTTTTCGACCGTACCACGCTCGATCTTGACGTCAATTACACCTATCGCTGGCGTCCGTCGCGTATAATGCCGCAGAACCTTCTGCCGGAACATGTCGTGTATCTCATGCTGTCGTTGAGCGGATTGTTTGTCGACCGCTGACACGCCGGTAGCGCGCCTGCGCTATACACAATTACGAAATCGTGCTATAATTCCGTCCCATGAAGAACACGAACGCAATCGCGGACGGGCTTTTTGCTTCGCATCCCGTGCTGGTACCGATACGCCCTGAATTCGACAAGGCGTTCGATATCCTGTGCACGACCTACCGCACGGGTAAGAAAGTGCTTCTCTGCGGCAACGGCGGGAGCTTTTCCGACAGCGCGCATTTCGCCGGAGAGCTCATGAAATCCTTCGTCAAGAAACGCCCGCTCCCGGATGCGCTCTCGAAGAAACTTTCCGCCGGAGGCGAGCTCTCCAAACGCATGGCAGAAAAACTGGAGATGCCGCTTCGCGCGATACCGCTCTTCGGGAACGACACGCTCACGACAGCGTACATGAACGACGTCGATGCGGAACTTATCTTCGCGCAGATGCTCCTCGGCCTGGGCGATCCGGGCGATACCCTCGTCGGTCTCAGCACATCCGGGAATGCGAAGAACGTCATCGCCGCGATGGAGCTTGCCCGCGCCATGGATATCCGTGTCATCGGCATAACCGGGCGCGACGGCGGCGCCTTCAAAGCGCTCTCCGATGCATGCATCATCGCCCCCGAATCCGAGACGTTCCGTATCCAGGAATTCCATCTGCCGATATATCACACCCTTGCGCTCATGATCGAGGAAGAATTCTTTTAATGCTGAGATCCCCGTATCCCGTAACGCTTCCTGTCATCGTGTCGCTTTCATTCCTTCCCGGCGTCGTCCTTTCGCTCATTCTAGCATCGCCGTTCGTTCTTATCCCGTCACTCATGCTCGCGGTCCTCGCAGCGATCTCTGCCGTTCTCGTCAGGCACCCGATCGCGCGCATTGCGCTTATCGGCGCTGCGTTCTTCGCGTCCGGTGCCGGATATACAACGGCGCGATATTACGATGAATTTCGCTCGCCCGTGGTATCGCATGCGAAAAACACCGATGGTTTCGAGGCGGTGATAATGCAGTATGAGGGATTGAACGTGCTGCGCCATTCGCATCTGGCGAGGGTAACGCGCGTGTTCGCGACGAATGCATCCATCGATGCGTTCGGAACGATACGCCTCTACAGCAATGCCGAAGAGCCGTTCATCGCGGGCGATAGAATCCTTGTCAGGCGGCCGATACTGCTCTATCGGGACCTGCTTGCGGACAGCGATCGCATGATACTGGACATACTCGAGAAGCGGCGCATCTACGGCGTAAGCTCCATCTATCGCCGGTCGGATTATCTCCATCTGGAACATGCATCCCCGATAGCCGCGTTCGCACAGCGTGCCGCGTTCGGTGCGCGGTCGTTCATCAAGCGTTCGCTCGGTACGTATACGAGCGGGGCGACGTATGCGATAACGCAGTGCTTCATCCTGGGCGATAAGTCGCCGATAAGCAAAGATATCATGACCGATTTTCAGCGCTCGGGCACGATGCATATCCTTTCCGTTTCGGGGCTGCATTTCAGCATGGTCATCGCGATAATCGTTCTCCTTGCAGGCTTCATCCCGATGAACAGCTTCGCCCGCATAACGCTCGCCGTCGTCGTCACCGTTCTCGTCTATTCGCCCATGACGCTCTATGTGCCGCCGGTCATGCGTTCCGCGGTGATGGCGCTCCTCCTCGTGCCGGTCATGCTCTTCGACCGTACGCGCAATCTCCCCAACGTACTATTCCTCACGCTCTTCGTACTTCTTGTCAT from Spirochaetota bacterium encodes the following:
- a CDS encoding extracellular solute-binding protein, yielding MKTIEIVKKYYGIIIIVLAFLVAALAVALNNIGNPFSAAGHVVESGETIDTIASNYGITAKAIYDANYPDINERTVITPGMRLAIPGGGLGKKTSIMIVHWQVEPGVRESVDYMAREYEKLHPNVHVVQNAMPSQTYGQWFVTQMVGGNPPDLIEIGQGVPYNILIQYYLRYFHAMTEYVSAPNPYNKNNEFANVPLKDTMRDGMRQAYVAEVQEYMTIPLSFFMIRLFYNRQLYAKLTGKTSPPKDWREFMADCRKIRSQKFLRAPDAKRIAELTRRIDALAGQPTPEALAEIKNGQKEIDAIRGRSPHFIPLANTGGYFNMTRQYMIDPVTTTVRYDVDLNRDGLTPGDEMYFAMRLGKVNMKHPAYMAAFSMLDDLAKTALIEGFIGLNYDDGPLMFVQQRAVFYAMGTWDVTYVQKYAGENGFDIDVIDFPIPARDDPEFGKFVQGPAMDRAFQGFPFACPTPHGAPERKKAAIDFLLFLSAKDNNARLNAAIGWMPSVRNIELSGILARFSQRLDGVPGVMEWSGFGGETSIKWQQLYNLFLVGQISYDKLAAEYQPYYIKQSVKDIQNWYKNSQIGIQSAEKALAMLRSKAFAAPSPAARDEYFAKYRFATRRSTGLSLGYYRSRGWMEELEKSTNNVSRFNPAVAPYEFTAEARARIAR
- a CDS encoding MFS transporter, coding for MKKHSIIILIAATAFLNFIGLTLAFPVFTPLFTSTTSALVPHEMTKVMRAVLLGIAIGIYPFVQFFTAPILGILSDRVGRKPVLFYTAIGNIASHVLVAVGVTMNSIVLVLAGRVLGGLFSGALAVTQSAMSDISTHESRPRNYGLLGAMFGAALALGPAIGGVLSDHHYGPLFTLATPFYLAAFLSLLNVVLIGLLFIETHRHENRRSMAVSFLTGPKQFIHAFTIPSSRALFVTAFLLFFGFNFFTGFFQYYLIERFHVTNTQFGMLFGYIGIWSILTQGVLTRPVSKRFSPAHVLRVTLLSLSLVFPVMLLVPNYWLLYAVVFLSPMMVGLSGPNLMTIISGLADASGQGRILGINQSVQAAAQFIPPLVGGYLVGLNYTMPLWVAFAAIFIAWVVFLFFSGMHRVPGTHKR
- a CDS encoding CsgG/HfaB family protein — protein: MRKTHIVLLTLVCITIALVPQEKIIYLDNGEVLKGQVKETDTAIRIKSDRYGVVEIQKKYVKKILDVDANALLASERDLTATGMAAGSSRENKISVNDFNVTSSNPDLKPLGKGFSELISYEVKKSPKVRLVEREKRNELFKEMEVSMTGAVDEKDQVKAGKILACDYIVFGEIVDMAGSLMLSLRMTKVESGEVVWRKQLTEPGKNYPYISAFFAKDILSVLNLGVDKSIDETLAAKKGMDQKAVVMLSKGIDAYDNKDMAKARTELAEAKKIDPENQVVKAFINKLSGNMSKFKTIPERYGIYANPAYLGVARTDRLYASAASFNPQNFDTSKGSTSASFNWVNSAQGIREAGIVGIIGYFLPVVKGFGIAAEYMAGDQNNDIVSNNLSSFGRTGEPFQGGSLRLGIAVNENIGIGISGGIANTRFAMAGDDAAVSNFVRDNTGVFFENHAWRLYALSWNIGIGFLIKNSDETVVFDTVINYDSTPSIYYSQEATNYFKNQVPIFNENTLTLAFNGRWTSLVFKEINEIYYSQGGFVLKFIPAAEQWLFDTGFFALSLRAGCEAVFAKMGANPQFGIGAIAGITPRFKFFDRTTLDLDVNYTYRWRPSRIMPQNLLPEHVVYLMLSLSGLFVDR
- a CDS encoding SIS domain-containing protein → MKNTNAIADGLFASHPVLVPIRPEFDKAFDILCTTYRTGKKVLLCGNGGSFSDSAHFAGELMKSFVKKRPLPDALSKKLSAGGELSKRMAEKLEMPLRAIPLFGNDTLTTAYMNDVDAELIFAQMLLGLGDPGDTLVGLSTSGNAKNVIAAMELARAMDIRVIGITGRDGGAFKALSDACIIAPESETFRIQEFHLPIYHTLALMIEEEFF
- a CDS encoding ComEC/Rec2 family competence protein, with the protein product MLRSPYPVTLPVIVSLSFLPGVVLSLILASPFVLIPSLMLAVLAAISAVLVRHPIARIALIGAAFFASGAGYTTARYYDEFRSPVVSHAKNTDGFEAVIMQYEGLNVLRHSHLARVTRVFATNASIDAFGTIRLYSNAEEPFIAGDRILVRRPILLYRDLLADSDRMILDILEKRRIYGVSSIYRRSDYLHLEHASPIAAFAQRAAFGARSFIKRSLGTYTSGATYAITQCFILGDKSPISKDIMTDFQRSGTMHILSVSGLHFSMVIAIIVLLAGFIPMNSFARITLAVVVTVLVYSPMTLYVPPVMRSAVMALLLVPVMLFDRTRNLPNVLFLTLFVLLVISPKDIGDISFLLSFVATCSLVLIIPPLDAILRERLRVMRHPALRYVSGAVLTSVAAVIFTAPFTMHFFGTVNFTSIISNMIAVPLSFIMLSLSFLVVATAAIPVIPVWYAAALTAVTKLFIAVNTFFAGVPLRIDGISLPFAAAAVLSLLFVAIGILLSIWLHRIAENCADAEIV